The Manduca sexta isolate Smith_Timp_Sample1 chromosome 17, JHU_Msex_v1.0, whole genome shotgun sequence genome includes a window with the following:
- the LOC115445288 gene encoding protein downstream neighbor of son homolog — MEPPSPWKKPNEVMLLHRLKKRKKALQERMKTPLGATSSEETSHSKSVDIDFSRLLDGEKRKNPFTKLCSPQSKKPKIEESQLDESSDKTLFALLNLPAKVVEKPAQDVDTEKLATFSNLLQKFNAEHSVETKQVEKRYKYLPIDWAIKTKVRLMSPKPFAWTSKLKASEEASGITGFVRCLDTTKSSTLDTSPRARFHQTCLYWQHPHLPWLDMYPRSSGKVAATSFMATNDQVKEALYREWTESFRSLFQLLRARHCPYFYVCANSFTVLFRAAGLCAAPEPCALLAPTTSGFRQTLRQEDVEFTMPLRPDSKKKHNSSDEEKLKNSSFDSCYDTMDDAKSQELNEEREDEDDPNELLSQLGLETDVIKKINISQARMVNNAESNVDSAAESLVFVRGADAQALFNFLLNCKSIVSPTGPFAGVPPTLLAPTAFHGGTLQSLKVRENTIHSDSHKYYSIELRGPILPTAVHSLLEVLRSSSAAHFSATFAHQHSTLAFSWAASTVAEDESGKENEPKHFAKAFNKENLSDCGINEDMLQHFCSSDPKIIKTLDSVKYNTEDSTYTW, encoded by the exons ATGGAACCGCCTTCACCATGGAAAAAGCCAAACGAAGTTATGCTATTACACAGATTGAAAAAACGGAAGAAAGCTTTGCAG GAGCGAATGAAAACTCCTTTAGGAGCAACATCAAGTGAAGAAACCAGTCATTCCAAGTCAGTAGACATAGATTTCTCTAGATTACTAGACGGTGAAAAAAGAAAGAACCCATTTACAAA actGTGTTCACCACAAAGCAAAAAGCCTAAGATAGAAGAATCACAATTAGATGAATCCAGTGATAAAACATTGTTTGCATTATTGAACTTACCAGCTAAGGTTGTAGAGAAGCCAGCACAAGATGTTGACACAGAGAAACTGGCAACATTCTCAAATCTATTGCAGAAGTTTAATGCTGAACATTCTGTGGAGACA aaaCAGGTTGagaaaagatataaatatttacccatAGATTGGGCGATCAAAACGAAGGTAAGGTTAATGTCACCAAAACCATTTGCATGGACTTCAAAATTAAAAGCCAGTGAAGAAGCATCAGGAATCACagg gTTTGTAAGATGCCTTGACACAACCAAATCATCCACGCTGGACACTTCACCGCGCGCTCGTTTTCACCAGACCTGTCTCTACTGGCAGCATCCTCATCTGCCCTGGCTGGACATGTACCCACGCTCCTCGGGTAAGGTCGCCGCCACCAGTTTCATGGCTACCAACGACCAGGTCAAGGAGGCTTTATATAGGGAGTGGACGGAGAGCTTCAGGTCTTTGTTTCAG TTGCTGCGCGCGCGCCACTGCCCGTACTTCTACGTGTGCGCGAACTCGTTCACGGTGCTGTTCCGCGCGGCGGGGCTGTGCGCGGCGCCCGAGCCCTGCGCACTGCTGGCGCCCACCACCAGCGGCTTCCGGCAAACGTTGCGACAGGAAG ATGTGGAGTTCACAATGCCACTGCGGCCAGATAGCAAGAAAAAGCACAACTCTTCTGATGAAGAAAAGCTAAAAAACTCGTCATTTGACAGTTGCTATGATACTATGGACGACGCGAAGTCACAAGAGCTTAACGAGGAGAGGGAAGATGAGGACGATCCGAATGAGCTGCTCTCGCAACTGGGACTGGAAACTGATGTGATCAAGAAGATTAATATATCACAG GCACGCATGGTAAACAACGCAGAGAGTAATGTGGACAGCGCGGCGGAGTCGCTAGTGTTCGTCCGCGGCGCCGACGCTCAGGCGCTATTCAATTTCTTGCTCAACTGCAAGTCGATAGTGAGTCCCACTGGGCCATTCGCCGGCGTGCCTCCCACCTTACTGGCGCCCACTGCGTTCCACGGCGGAACGTTGCAGTCTTTAAAG GTGCGTGAGAACACAATACACTCGGACAGCCACAAGTACTACTCGATCGAGCTGCGCGGTCCGATCCTGCCGACGGCGGTGCACAGCCTGCTGGAGGTGCTGCGCTCGAGCTCCGCCGCGCACTTCAGCGCCACCTTCGCGCACCAACACTCCACGCTCGCCTTCTCCTGGGCGGCCAGCACCGTCGCGGAGG ATGAATCAGGCAAAGAGAACGAGCCGAAACACTTCGCCAAAGCATTCAACAAGGAGAACCTGTCGGACTGCGGTATCAATGAAGACATGTTGCAGCACTTTTGCTCCTCTGATCCCAAGATAATAAAAACTCTGGACAGTGTCAAATATAACACAGAAGATTCCACTTATACatggtga